A portion of the uncultured Bacteroides sp. genome contains these proteins:
- a CDS encoding DUF4434 domain-containing protein, with translation MQLTDLHWVESDSYKLANDSTYNLIREMMHIEHPDLVILTGDIVVSSNAIKGWERLANLFEKEKTPFAVTFGNHDCESDMPKEQVLKYLKTNPYNMTYDAENGKLSGSGNCSLPIMSSDGTIQKWALYLFDSHNIIQDRSFGYYDWVKHDQIEWYRKTRDQVIAHNKRKLPSLAFFHIPFPEYETARWSWREFGEKQEGVSAPSLNSGLFYAFIEKKDVIGVFTGHDHNNDYMIDLGGNIALAYGRKTGYPSAYNEVLSRGVRVINLNENENSFTSYIRDLKGTYSHYVFEQKNKGTNIPRFNGSFIQEYLVTDWKDERWDQEMVMLREAGMKYLIYAPALLTDEKGKSVTYYPSSLTKKSMQKNTIEKCLRSAHKYGIKVFLGLNFNERWWKVDYDSNWLIDQMKIGNKVADELVALYKEKYKSTMYGWYWVWEVDNLNCMTAERQEILAKALNTNLDYLSKIAPDMPFMMSPFMNEKVGGSADEYRKMWENVFAKTHFRVGDIFSPQDCIGAGGLTLDHLEEWFSKLKQAVNTKAGLKFWGNIETFDQRFWVSAPLTRIQKQLDIVNGYVSNLICFAYSHYESPYVVDKEYHDSYLKYCKDGNLPKVDIPEKVLAVTIKETSRGWEVRWIPRSINAVAGYSIYRNGTLCAKLQVTDGNIPTVFFDKEANVGCIYEIAAYNVLGEESEKVKAE, from the coding sequence ATGCAGTTAACTGATCTTCATTGGGTAGAGAGTGACTCATACAAGTTGGCGAATGATAGTACTTATAATCTGATTCGAGAGATGATGCATATTGAGCATCCTGATTTAGTGATTTTGACAGGAGACATTGTTGTTTCTAGTAATGCTATAAAGGGATGGGAAAGATTGGCTAATTTGTTTGAAAAGGAAAAAACGCCTTTTGCTGTCACTTTTGGTAACCATGATTGTGAATCGGATATGCCAAAGGAGCAAGTGTTGAAATACTTAAAGACAAATCCCTATAACATGACATACGATGCTGAAAATGGAAAATTGTCTGGTTCAGGAAATTGCTCTCTTCCCATAATGTCTTCTGATGGTACTATTCAAAAATGGGCATTATACCTATTTGATTCTCATAATATAATACAGGATCGTTCTTTTGGATATTATGATTGGGTTAAGCATGATCAGATTGAGTGGTATAGAAAAACAAGAGATCAAGTAATTGCTCATAATAAGCGTAAGCTACCTTCGTTAGCTTTTTTTCATATCCCTTTTCCTGAATATGAAACAGCTAGATGGAGTTGGCGTGAGTTCGGAGAAAAACAGGAAGGTGTCTCTGCTCCTAGTCTAAATAGCGGGTTATTCTATGCTTTTATAGAAAAGAAAGATGTTATTGGCGTTTTTACCGGACATGATCACAATAATGATTATATGATTGATCTGGGTGGCAATATTGCTTTGGCTTATGGACGCAAGACCGGATATCCATCTGCTTATAATGAAGTTCTTAGTCGGGGAGTACGTGTCATTAACCTAAATGAGAATGAAAACAGTTTTACTTCTTATATAAGGGATTTAAAAGGTACTTATTCTCATTATGTGTTTGAACAGAAAAATAAAGGAACTAATATACCTCGTTTTAATGGTTCTTTTATACAAGAATATTTGGTGACTGATTGGAAAGATGAGCGTTGGGACCAAGAGATGGTTATGCTTAGAGAAGCTGGTATGAAATATTTAATTTATGCTCCAGCTCTTTTGACCGACGAAAAAGGGAAAAGCGTGACGTATTATCCTTCTTCGCTAACAAAGAAATCAATGCAAAAAAATACGATTGAGAAATGTCTGCGTAGTGCTCATAAATATGGAATTAAAGTTTTTTTGGGGTTAAATTTCAATGAAAGATGGTGGAAAGTAGATTACGACTCTAATTGGTTGATTGATCAAATGAAAATCGGTAATAAAGTGGCCGATGAATTGGTTGCTTTATATAAAGAGAAATATAAAAGTACAATGTATGGTTGGTATTGGGTGTGGGAAGTGGACAATTTGAATTGTATGACTGCTGAACGGCAGGAGATTCTTGCAAAGGCATTGAATACAAATCTGGATTATCTTTCCAAAATCGCTCCCGATATGCCGTTTATGATGTCTCCGTTTATGAATGAAAAGGTTGGAGGAAGTGCCGATGAGTATCGAAAAATGTGGGAAAATGTATTTGCGAAGACACATTTCAGAGTTGGAGATATCTTTTCACCACAGGACTGCATCGGTGCTGGTGGATTGACCCTTGACCATTTAGAAGAGTGGTTTTCAAAATTGAAGCAAGCAGTTAATACTAAGGCTGGGTTGAAGTTTTGGGGAAATATTGAAACATTTGATCAACGTTTTTGGGTGAGTGCTCCATTAACTAGAATTCAGAAACAGTTAGATATTGTCAATGGTTATGTCAGCAATCTTATCTGTTTTGCTTATAGTCATTATGAGAGTCCATACGTTGTTGATAAAGAATATCATGATTCTTATTTAAAATATTGTAAAGATGGTAATCTTCCTAAAGTAGATATACCCGAGAAAGTTCTGGCTGTTACTATCAAAGAAACTTCAAGGGGATGGGAAGTGAGATGGATTCCTCGCAGTATAAATGCTGTTGCTGGTTATAGTATTTATAGAAATGGAACTCTATGTGCTAAACTTCAAGTAACTGATGGTAATATTCCTACAGTATTCTTTGATAAAGAAGCTAATGTCGGTTGTATTTATGAAATTGCAGCTTATAATGTTTTGGGCGAAGAATCAGAAAAGGTGAAGGCCGAATAG
- a CDS encoding sialate O-acetylesterase: MKQLLFIIGLILSSTNLSAQDSEFALPSIISDHAVMQRNSEVKLWGWCPGIWDLKIVCSWAPTDTVHVSSDKNCVWETYIRTPETAGPHSICFYGWKNKLVKEVKDILMGETWICSGQSNMEYCLNYGVSDAGDMTKALENKQVRFFKIAKSCSKYPVERFEGKWEICSPETSMDFSAVGFFFGQRLNEALNVPVGLIGSYWGGTSIEPWIAESTYKLENTLFEKTKKKVPDWAPTANSSIYNAMIYPITNYTIAGVIWYQGEANNERAADYGDLFNGMIRGWRNAFHLFLPFYYVQIAPYNGYADRNAAFLREQQANVLSTLANTGMVVISDLVNDVSELHPNKKKGVGVRLANMALKNTYHRENLQPYFPMFKEAKIKGSKVIVSTIALGKLSSHGEVIRNFEIVDKEGKIYPAKAKIMRDGNLNISADRVKDPVAVRYCFTNDAVPNLFDINGLPLAPFRTDIK; the protein is encoded by the coding sequence ATGAAACAATTATTATTTATTATAGGACTTATACTATCATCGACAAATCTTTCTGCTCAGGATAGCGAATTTGCTCTTCCTTCTATCATTAGTGATCATGCTGTGATGCAGCGGAATTCCGAAGTAAAACTTTGGGGATGGTGTCCCGGTATTTGGGATCTGAAAATTGTTTGTAGTTGGGCGCCAACAGATACTGTTCATGTATCTTCGGATAAGAATTGTGTTTGGGAAACTTACATCCGAACTCCGGAGACAGCAGGTCCTCATAGTATTTGTTTTTATGGGTGGAAAAACAAATTAGTCAAAGAAGTTAAAGATATTTTAATGGGTGAGACTTGGATCTGTTCCGGTCAATCTAATATGGAATATTGCCTGAATTATGGCGTCTCTGATGCAGGCGATATGACGAAGGCATTGGAAAATAAGCAAGTTCGTTTTTTTAAAATAGCGAAATCTTGTTCTAAATATCCTGTGGAGAGGTTTGAAGGAAAATGGGAAATCTGCTCTCCTGAAACTTCTATGGATTTTAGCGCTGTTGGATTCTTTTTTGGACAACGCTTGAATGAGGCGTTGAATGTTCCTGTGGGATTGATTGGATCATACTGGGGAGGTACATCTATAGAACCTTGGATCGCTGAATCTACATATAAACTAGAAAACACACTGTTTGAAAAAACAAAGAAGAAAGTCCCTGATTGGGCACCTACTGCTAATTCTTCTATCTATAATGCAATGATTTATCCGATCACCAACTATACTATAGCCGGAGTCATTTGGTATCAAGGAGAAGCGAATAATGAACGTGCCGCAGATTACGGTGATTTATTTAATGGTATGATAAGGGGGTGGCGTAATGCTTTTCATCTTTTTTTGCCTTTTTATTATGTGCAAATAGCTCCGTATAATGGTTATGCAGATAGAAATGCGGCTTTTCTTCGAGAGCAACAAGCAAATGTGTTGTCAACGCTCGCTAATACTGGCATGGTTGTTATTAGTGATTTGGTAAATGATGTTTCAGAATTACATCCAAATAAGAAAAAAGGAGTCGGAGTTCGCTTAGCTAATATGGCTTTAAAAAATACTTATCATCGAGAAAATCTGCAACCGTATTTCCCGATGTTTAAGGAAGCTAAAATAAAAGGTAGTAAAGTTATAGTTTCTACTATAGCACTTGGAAAACTGAGCAGCCATGGTGAGGTTATTCGCAATTTTGAAATTGTAGATAAAGAAGGAAAGATATATCCTGCAAAAGCTAAAATTATGCGGGATGGAAATCTTAATATTTCTGCAGATAGGGTGAAAGATCCTGTTGCTGTACGCTATTGTTTTACCAACGATGCTGTTCCTAATTTATTTGATATTAACGGATTGCCTTTGGCGCCATTTAGAACGGATATAAAATGA
- a CDS encoding DUF4434 domain-containing protein translates to MDRRNFLTTLGLGAAGMILPEFAQAKILRQASQNHLIKPISGSWFEFQHLLPTESEYWDKDLANFTTQQWKEKVYEIKEAGLEYLVLMSIAAFDKAFYDTTLAPKFDLVCDDPIEAVLSAADEVGIKFFISNDFWGDGREVEKMMQDKSIRYKRAKSMEEIYAKYGSHESFYGWYFPNEAWIHPYFDEYFIDYVNDCAQLAKNLNPSCVNLIAPYNIKAERADDGYVRQLERMNIEIIAYQDGVGVNSTKLGDPAIYFEHLYNAHQKAARSRIWADMELFYFGRGTSGNLMPADFETRILKQMEDISPFVDKILVYQYLGIMNKPNSKAHAGLRDETVRLYNQYMSWYSKQTF, encoded by the coding sequence ATGGATAGACGTAATTTCCTGACTACATTGGGGCTAGGAGCTGCCGGTATGATATTGCCTGAATTTGCTCAGGCTAAAATTCTCCGACAAGCTTCGCAGAATCATCTAATAAAGCCTATATCGGGTTCTTGGTTTGAATTTCAGCATTTACTACCTACTGAGAGCGAATACTGGGATAAAGATTTAGCTAATTTTACTACACAGCAATGGAAAGAAAAAGTATATGAAATTAAAGAAGCAGGCTTAGAATACTTGGTCTTGATGAGTATTGCTGCATTTGATAAAGCTTTTTATGATACTACACTTGCTCCTAAATTTGATTTGGTTTGTGATGATCCTATCGAGGCGGTTCTTTCTGCTGCTGATGAAGTAGGTATTAAGTTCTTTATCAGTAATGATTTTTGGGGAGATGGCAGAGAAGTTGAGAAAATGATGCAAGATAAGAGCATTAGATATAAAAGAGCTAAATCGATGGAAGAAATTTATGCTAAATATGGTTCTCATGAGAGCTTTTATGGTTGGTATTTCCCGAATGAGGCTTGGATACATCCCTATTTTGATGAATATTTCATTGATTATGTAAATGATTGTGCTCAGTTAGCCAAAAATTTAAATCCTAGTTGTGTTAATTTGATTGCTCCATACAATATTAAGGCAGAGAGGGCCGATGATGGTTATGTACGCCAGTTGGAGCGTATGAATATAGAAATAATTGCTTATCAAGATGGTGTCGGTGTAAACTCTACTAAATTAGGTGATCCTGCAATTTACTTTGAACACTTGTATAATGCTCATCAAAAAGCGGCTCGTTCCAGAATTTGGGCAGATATGGAGTTATTTTATTTTGGAAGAGGTACAAGTGGAAATTTGATGCCGGCAGATTTTGAAACTCGCATTTTGAAACAGATGGAGGATATTTCTCCTTTCGTTGATAAAATATTAGTTTATCAATATCTAGGAATTATGAATAAACCTAACTCTAAAGCACATGCGGGGTTGCGTGATGAGACTGTAAGGTTGTATAATCAGTATATGAGTTGGTATAGTAAGCAGACATTTTAA
- the rbsK gene encoding ribokinase: MKRIIVIGSSNTDMVVKTSRLPIPGETILGGEFFMNQGGKGANQAVAVKRLGGNLVFLSKLGDDIFGKQALRAFEEENINTHHIVRDKSIASGVALISIDENAENSIVVASGANMLLNEQDIDKITGEMCEGDILLMQLEIPTQTVEYAARKAYEKGVKVVLNPAPAQVLPESLLQYLYMITPNRIEAEMLTGVRIINDSDVEQAANELSLKGIENVIITLGSNGCFVKEGAVAYNMDSFKVKAIDTTAAGDTFNGALCVALAEGLDLKQAVMMASKASSIAVTRMGAQQSIPYRKEL, translated from the coding sequence ATGAAAAGAATTATAGTTATTGGTAGCTCCAATACTGATATGGTTGTAAAAACGTCTCGCTTGCCGATTCCTGGTGAAACAATTTTGGGTGGAGAGTTTTTTATGAATCAGGGAGGAAAAGGGGCAAATCAAGCCGTTGCGGTAAAGAGGCTGGGAGGGAATCTAGTGTTTTTGTCTAAATTAGGTGACGATATTTTTGGGAAGCAAGCACTTAGGGCTTTTGAGGAAGAAAACATTAATACCCACCATATTGTGCGCGATAAAAGTATAGCTTCGGGTGTGGCTTTAATTAGTATTGATGAGAATGCGGAGAATAGCATTGTTGTAGCTTCTGGTGCTAATATGTTACTGAACGAACAAGATATTGATAAGATTACGGGTGAAATGTGCGAAGGGGATATTCTTCTGATGCAATTGGAAATACCAACTCAGACGGTTGAATATGCTGCTCGAAAAGCTTACGAAAAAGGGGTAAAAGTTGTGCTAAATCCAGCTCCGGCCCAAGTATTGCCTGAATCTTTGTTGCAATATTTATATATGATTACTCCGAATCGAATTGAAGCAGAGATGCTGACAGGAGTTAGAATAATCAATGACTCTGATGTGGAGCAAGCTGCGAACGAATTGAGCTTAAAGGGAATAGAGAATGTGATAATTACATTAGGTTCCAATGGATGTTTCGTGAAAGAAGGGGCTGTTGCATATAACATGGACTCTTTTAAAGTAAAAGCTATAGACACAACAGCTGCCGGTGATACGTTTAACGGAGCTTTGTGTGTGGCTTTGGCAGAAGGTTTGGACTTGAAGCAGGCGGTAATGATGGCTTCGAAAGCATCTTCCATTGCCGTAACCAGAATGGGAGCACAGCAATCTATTCCTTATCGGAAAGAATTATGA